The following nucleotide sequence is from Phycisphaera sp..
GCAAACTCGATGGTGTGCACTCCGGGCGTGGCGTTCAGGGCGTTGACGGCCTCGCGCAGCGAGACCATGCCGTCGGGGCCGGGCAGGTCGGCGATGGTGCCAAAGCTGTCGGACACGTCCTGGGTCGTGTCGACGGTGACCAGCGATTGGGTGTGGGCGGTGGCGGCGGCGAGGCACACGGCCAGCGCGGCCGTTCGCGGATTGCTGTTCATCTGGATCCTCCTGGGGAAGCGCTCGGGGGCGGCTTGGGAGTGGGGAGTGGGGAGTGGGGGGTGGGGGGTGGGGGTGTTGTGGGAGCGGTATGGCAATCCGCGTGCCAGGCCCCGTCGCGGCTCGTGCACGGTGCGGCCGCCACGGACGATGGCCACGGGTGCCATGCGATCGGCCAGGGGTGGCCCGTACCAGCCCGCATCGGGCCAGATGGTTCGGGATCGGGGTCGTTCCGGGCCGCAAGGTCCGGAGAACACCCCGGCGATGCTCCATCACGCAAGCGCGATGGAGCATCACGCATGGGTGATGGAGTGTTGCGGGCCGGTGATGGAGCATCGCCCATGCCCCACAGTGAGTTGCGGACATGCGATGGAGCATCGCGCGACCGCGACGGGACCTCACGGATCACGCGCGGAGCCGTTGCGGCCCCCCTGGCTCGCCGATCGGGCCGAATGGCCCGGGCGGGGGCTTCTCGGACTCAGCACGCGTTCTCGAACTCGTTGATGAACTCCAGGAAGTCGAAAATGTCCAGCCGCCCGTCGTAGAAGAAGTCGGCGCGTGGGTCCTCGGCGTCGAACAGGTTCTGGAACTCGAGGAAGTCAAACACCGTCGCCTCGCCGTCGCCATCGAGATCGACCGGACACGAGAGCAGCCAGCGGATCTGGTCCTCGGCGATGGTTCGTCCGCCCTCCCAATTGTCCCATTCCTGGCCGTTGACGATCACGCGGCCGTCACGCGCGACGAACACCGCTGGCGTGCGGTCGTCCTCGAACACGGCGATCGGGAATCCGCCTGGCAGGATCTCGAAGCGGTCGCCGTAGTCGGGGCCGAAGATATCCGGAGTGACTGGCATGCCCAACGCACTCGAAAAGGCGGGATGCCGCAGTTCCGGATCGGAAAAGCCGCCAAATGGCACGCGGATCGTTTGCAGCGGCAATTCGAGATTCTCCGTCCCCGCAATCCCCAGCAGGTCCCAGAGCAACGGGTTCTGCTCGATCTTGGCCATGGAGAACATGATCTTGCCGCCGCGCTGCACGTGGGCCTCGAGCTCGGCGGCCAGGTCGGCCTCGAACCCGCGCCCGAACGCGAAGCGCCAGCGGATGATGACCAGTTCCCACTCCTGCGGCGCGGAGCAGGTCGAGCAGGTCCTGGGCGTCGGCGATGATCGAGGTGGTCTCGGGACTCAGGCCGAGGCCGGCGATCGCGCTGCTGATGGGCAGATTCTCAAAACCACTTGATCTCGTGAACAAGATCCTCTGGTCGGGCTGGGCGTGGGTGGTAAACGCCGCAATCGCCAGGATGAGTGTTCCCAAAACGTATCGGCTTCGAATGTTCGCGCCTCCCACTCATTGCGGGCGGCCGATCTCCCAACACGCTCGCCCTCTTGCCATACGGCCTCATCGATCGGAGCGTTCCACACTCCCCGTCCTACCCTGCCGCCATGACCAGCGACTCTCCCTTCCTCGATACCCTCTCGACCCTCCAGCGCGATGGCCTGGCCGAGCTTGAGGGGGCTGCCGACGCCGCCGCCCTCGAAGCCTGGCGCGTGGCGTACCTGGGCTCCAAGGGCCGCCTGAAGGCCGCGATGGCCGGCATGAAGGACGTGCCCAAGGAGGACAAGCCTGCGGCGGGCCAGAAGGCCAACGCGGTGAAGACCGCCCTCGAAGGCGCGTTCGAGGCCAAGCAGGCAAGCCTGGGCAGCGCCGGTGGGGCGGTGCCGACCGTCGACCTCACCGAGCCGGGGCTGCACGAGGCTCGGGCCCTGGGCCGGCGGCACATCCTCATGCAAGTCCGGGCCGAGCTGGTCGAGGTGTGCGCGCGGCTGGGCTTCGCCGTCGTCAGCGGGCCCGAGCTCGAGGACGAGGACCACAACTTCACCAAGCTGAACATCCCAAGCGACCACCCCGCCCGCGACCCGATCGATAATTTCTACGTCGACGACCCGGCGAAGACGGATCGCCCGCGCATGCTGCGCAGCCAGACGTCCACTGTGCAGATCCGCACGATGGAGAAGGCGGTCAAGGAAGGCTGGGGGCCTCCGTTGAAGGTCATCAGCCCCGGCCGCGTGTACCGGCCCGACACCGTCGACGCGACGCACACGTTCATGTTCCACCAGCTCGAGGGGCTGTACATCGACGAGGGCGTGTCGCTGGTCGACCTCAAGACCACGCTCTTGCAGTTCGCCGAGGCCTACTTCGGCAAGGGCGCCGAGATCCGCCTGCGCCCCAGCTTCTTCCCCTTCACCGAGCCCAGCGCCGAGTTCGACATGATGATCGCCCTGCGCCCCGGCGACGAGCCCAAGTGGATCGAGCTTGGCGGCTGCGGCATGGTCGACCCCAACGTGCTGAGCGCCTGCGGCATCGACCCCGAACGCTGGACCGGCTTCGCCTGGGGCTTCGGCATCGAGCGCCTGGCGATGGGGAAGTATGGGATCCCGGATATCCGGATGCTGTTCGAGAATGACCTGCGTTTCTTGCGGCAGTTCTAATATCAAGTTCTCGACTTTCGTGGGCGTATTCACTCAATGATGGCGTGGATTCGACTCGATTTTTGAGACTTTGAAGATTCGATCTTGCATATCCCATCCGGGTGTGTTGCAATGCCATATGAACCATCGCACGCGCGCCGCACGACCCTTGGAGGGCCGTCGGCGCCCTGAGGCCGTCGGGCAGTAGCCGCGATGGAGCGACCCCGGCCCGGGCGGCGGGAGAGGAAACATGGAGACCCTGCTCGCACCCGTGCGGCGTGAGTTGCCCTCACGCGGCCGCGTTGTCGCCGTCGCGTTCGCCGCCGGCACTGTATTCTCGGCACCCATCGTGTTCGACTACGAGCGCGCCCACGCCGACGAGCCGATTACCACGACGGTGGTGGTGACCGTCGGCCTGGGCGTCGTGGCCGGCCTGATCGCCAACTGGATTTACGACTCGCTCACCGGTGAACCAGATACGAAGGTCTGCACCACCACAAAGTACAAGCAGTACTTCAGGAACGGCCGGCTGAAGAGCGAATGGGAGCAGACCAAGTACACCCAGAGCCCGGCCGAGATCGTCTACCCCGACGAGTTTCCAGGTCTGGAGTCGAGCCTCGAACCCAGCTACGAGATCAGCGATCGCACGTTCATGGATTCCACCCCCACGGGTGAGACGATCGTGATGTACACCGACAGCCTGCACCATGCCGACGTGAGCCATCCGGACATCGAGGACTACGTGCGGTACGAGATGGATCGCGTCACCCAGTGGCGGCTCCTGCGCCCGCCGGGCGTGCTCGATCCCTCGAGCCAAGCCGGCATGTTCGACGTGGGCGACGTCATGCTGGGCACCACCGACACGGCCGGCACCACGGGCTTCTCGCACTACGAGCTCAGCCTCGAGATCGCCGAACTGGGCATGGTGCTCGAGTCCTACGCGATGGTTCGACAGGGCGAGATGCCGATGGTTTCGGGCGATATCCCCGAGGCCATGTTCGCGATGGCACCCGGCGAGTTGACGCTGGCCGGGGTGGGGATGCCGTTGGATATGCCGATCCCCGACGGCATCGACACGCTGAACTACACGCTGCGCTACCGCAGCATCGGCAGCGGCATCGACCTGGCCTCACCCTCGCGCACCTCGCTCTCGCACGCGGCCGAGCCGGGCACGATCGAGACCGGCGTGGGCCTCGCGTGCGTCAGCGATGACCCGCCGCCCAGCACCTTTGACACCAGCGCCTGGGTCAGTTTCGATCTCCCCGACGACTTCGTCGTCACCGATATCTCCATCGGTGTCGACGAGGCCGAGTCGCCCACGGGCGAGCAGACCATCGCCGTGCGTCTCTACAGGGACACGGATGGTGGTGATCCGGTCGGCCCCGACCTCGAACTGCTCGACTTCACGATGGTGCCGATCCCTGATATGTCGCTGACTCTCCTGAGTGTGCCCGCCAATGCGGAGATGCTGGCCGGCGAGACGCTCGTGGTCGAGGTGGCCAGCCGCGATCAGGTGGAGCGTTTCCCGGGCGTGCTGTCTCGATTCTTCCTTGGGGCAAACGAGCTTGGCAACGATGGTACCAGTTACATCAGCGCCGAAGACTGCGGCGTGTCCGACCCGACCGACGTGGTCGATCTGGGTTTTTCACCCGAGTTGGCATGGGCGATCCAGGTCAACGGCATCGGTGTCGCCGTGCCGTGCCGGGCGGACATCGACGGCGATGGTGCGCTGACGCTGTTCGACTTCCTGGCATTCCAGAACCTGTTCGACGCCGGCGACCTCGGTGCCGACTTCGATGGCGATGGCGTGCTCACGCTGTTCGATTTCCTTGCGTTCCAGAATGAGTTCGACGCTGGTTGCCCCTAGGCGAGTGCGCGTGAGAGTTTGGTGAAGATCACCCGGCGCTCCCCGGGCGGGCCGGCAGGTCGGCTATCCTCGCGGCAACACTGCCCGAGGAGGCCGCGCTGTGCCAGTTATTCTTCGCATCGCCACTGCCATCGTTCTCGTTCTGCTCGCGTCGCGGGCCGACGATGCGCCCCTCGTCCTCGCCCACCGCGGCGCTTCGGGGCACCTGCCCGAGCACACGCTGGCGGCGTACACGCTGGCGTGGTCGATGGGTGCCGACTATCTCGAGCCCGACGTCGTGCTCACCAGGGACGGCGTGGCGATCTGCGCGCACGATGTGAACATGGAGCGGGTGACGGACGTGGCCGAGCGGTTTCCCGATCGGGCCCGCGATGATGGAAAGTGGTATTGGATCGACTTTACGAACGATGAGGTGCGCACGCTGCGCGTGACGTACAAAGACGTGGGTGGGGCGGTGCCGACGTTCGAGGAGTTCCTCACGCTGGCCGATCGGCTGAACGCCATCGGCGGTGAGCACGGGCGGGCTCGAGTGGGCGTCATCCCCGAGCCCAAGAAGCCGGCATTCCACCAGCAGCACGGCTGGAATGTCGAGCGGGTGGTCTGGCTCGCGTTGTCGGAGCACGGGTATCGTGCGTCCGACGACCCGGCCATCATCCAGTGCTTTGATCTCGACGCATTGCAAGGCCTCCGCGATGCCGGCGCGACGCTCCGCCTCGTGTGGAACGTCGGCGAGCACCCCGACGACGCCGACCTGGAGCGAGCCGCCGCGTTCTGCCATGGCCTGGGCATCAACCGCAACCTGCTCGAAGACGAGAACACCGGCCAGCCACTGCCGCTGCTACAGCGGGCCCACGAAATGGGCCTGGCCCTCTACCCATATACATTCAAGGACGAGCCCGAGGCGATGGCCCGGTTCTATCACGAGCACGGCGTCGCGGGACTGTTCTCCGATTACCCCGGGGTCGCACGCCGGGCGGCGGATACTCGACCGGATGAGCGCGCACACGGCGGGGGGCGTCCCTAAACTGCCCCGTTCTCAGCGAAAGGGGCCCCGATGGACGAGCACGCCGACACGCCGAAGACCGACAAACCCGGGCCCCAGGGCGGTGATCCCATCCACCCCGAACAGATCGAGCTAGAGCCGGCAACCCCCGAGCCCACCAAGCCCAAGAAGCCCGATCGTGCCGCCGCCGCCGGCCTGCCTAGCGAGTTCGGGCCCGAGGTCCGCGTGCTGAAGCTCCGCCCGACCATGTTCCGGGCCCGGCCGTTCTCCTACATCGGCCTCGCGTCGCTCATGGCCGGGGCGGGCGTGCTGGCCCTGGTCGCGGCGATCAAGAAGGAACCGCTCTGGCCGGCCGACGGCTTCTGGCTCGTCGTGTGCCTGATCATGTTCATGGCCGGCGCCATCGTGATGGGCGCGTGGTTCCTCAAGACCATGAGTGCGTGCCTCGACGTCACGACCAAGCGCACCACCGAGAACCACGGCCTGTTCAGCCGCGCGACCAGCGAGGTGCTGCACGACAACATCCGCAACATCGCCGTCAAGCAGAGCTTCATCGACCGCGTCTTCAACGTGGGCGTCATCGAGATCTCCAGCTCGGGCCAATCGGGCATCGAGATCACGATGAAGAACATCCGCGACCCGCACGGCGTGCGGGAGACGATCGACAAATACCGGGAACTCTAGTAGACGCCTCGCCGGCGGGGCCTCGGGCTTGCGCCCTTGCGCCGGGGGCATGCGCCCGAGAACGGGCGGATGCCCCGGCGCAAACGTCTAGGGCGCGCTCGTGCGCCAAGGGCTCTTCACGCCGAAGCATCCGCCGAGCGAGTCTTCGAGCGAAAGCGCATGCGAGAGGCGCGGCCGCTGAGCGGCCCGGCCGTGAGGCCGCAAGCGAGCGAAGCGAGCGCTCAAAAGCAACCCGTTGGGCGAGCGCTGGCGCAGCCGTCTTCGGCTCCGCCGAGCGGTGAAGAACCAAGAACGCCCGAGAGCACCCCCACGAACGACCGCGACCGCCCGTCCCCCCGCGTTCTCGGTCCCGAACAACCTTGCTCCCACACGCACACTCTCGGACCTCCACCGGACACCTTTGCGGCCCGTCCCGAAATGTTTGCAGGGAATCCCAAGATGTTTGCGGCCCCTCCGGACATGTCCGCGGGCCCTCAGAAGACGTGTGCGGCCACTCTGGGATCGCGTGCGGGGCCACGCACCACGCTCGCGGGCCACCCGGACATTGGTGCGGATCCGTTGGATACGCACTCGAGCGTTCCAGCGATGGGCGCGGGCCAGCACGCGGTGCCGCAGAGCCCGCGCGATGCGGCGTTCGCGTGTCGATTTCGGGCCTCTCAGGCCGCACATCGTGCATCGGGCCGCCCGCACGGGCCGAGAAGCCCGGCCCCGCTCGATCGGGAAGCCCGCCGCCGCCGGTCCGATCATCGCGCGGCCATGCACCGTGATCGGACGAGAGGGAAGGGCCCGACCCGAACAGCCGCCCCGCCCGAGCCGTGCTGCGTGAGCACGCGACCTTTTCTGTTATAGGGCATTGGGCATTGGGCAATAGGCAGTGGGTCTAAGGTGGGCGGTCTTGATCCGTTCCGCCCCATTGCCCAATGCCCAATGCCTAGTGCCTACTGCCTTCTTACGAACACCCCGCATCGAACGCCGTTTGGAACGCCAGGAAGTCGAAGATGGTCAGCTCGCCGTCACCGTCGAAGTCGGCGATGGGGTCGCCGGCCTGGAAGAGGTTGAGGAAGGTGAGGAAGTCGAAGATGGTGAGGGCGCCGTCGGCGTCAAGGTCTGGCGCGCACAGCAGGCAGGCGAGGTCGTACACCTCGGCCATGCCCTGGTCTTCGCCGATGTGCAAGAACTCGCTGCAGCCGATGGCGAGCTGGCCACCGCCGAGGTCGACCGATTCGGCATAGTCAATACCGCCGACGGTCGAGACGATCCGTGCGGCGTGCCGCCACTGCCCGTCGGCTTCGCGTTGGAACAGGTGGGCCGCGCCGACGCCGGTGGTCCCTACCTCGCCCCTCGCGCCGATGGCCAGCAGATCGCCCTGGAGCGAGACGTCCCAGCCGAAGCGCGCGCCGTCCTGGGGCTGGGGTGCCAGCAACTCCTGGTGCAGCACCCATTGATCGCCATCGTAGTGGTAGACGTACGCCGCGCCGATCGAGCGATCGGCCACCCAGCGGCGGGCGATGGCGCCCACCACGAGCGTGTCGCCCTCGATCGCCAACGAGAAACCGAAGTTTGGGCCGTAATCGACGGGGCCGGGCTCGAGCTTTTGCACGAGTTCGGGTGAGCCGGCGTTATCCCAGCGGTACACATACACGGCACCATGTTCGTTCGGTATGCCGCGTGTATCTTCACCCGGTGCGCCAACAAGGATGAACTCATCGTTGACGACAATCGCGTTACCGAAATAGACTCTCCCTGTTACGCCTTCACTCGGCCTCAGTTCGCCTACTTGCTGCCACTGGCCCGTGATCTGAGTAAAGGCAAGAACAGTCGTACCCCAGTTCGCTACCGCGGCCTTTTGGCCAAAGATGGCAACGGTCTCCCCCCACGGCGATCGTGAAGCGATATCTGGTGACCCCAAGCGGCCCGACTCGATCCAGCGTGCCCCATCGAAGTCGTAGATCACAGCCCCGCCATAGCGTTCCACACCCAGGCTGCCCGTGATGAACTTGTTACCGTCAAGCTCAATGTCTCCACCGCTCGCCCCGGGGACCGTGTGTGTAAACACCCAGTTGCCCCCGCCGTCACGTTCATAGGCGTAGATCTTGTCGGCGAACCGATCGTTCACCAACAGGTGCTCATCGCTGATGGCCACATCCTGCCCGAACTCAAGCAGCCTGGGCTCGAAATCCGGGAAGAATCGTTGAGGCTCGCACTGGGCGTGAGTCGTGGGCGTCTGGACGGTGGCGAGGGCGAAGCCGGCTAGGGCAGACAAAGTGGCGTGTATCATACTGCTATTGTGCGCGATTCCGGGGCCTGATGCAAGGGCGACGACCTGCTCGTGCTGCGCCCCGCGACCTGCCGCCCGCTCCCGCGATCATCGAGTACGAGCCCGACCCGTACATCCGCCAGTACGCCGTCCAGGAGCCATTCCTGTACGAGGAGGTCGAGAACGCGCAATTATTCGTGTCCATCTCGGACGTTTCGAGCCTGAAACAAGACCGGATCCGGGTCGCGGGGCTCTGGTTCGATGACAGCGACCCAGACCCGCTCGAACACCGTTGGCGTTATACCCAGCACATCGAGAATAACGCGGCCAAGAATTACCCCCTTCTCGACGTCGGCGTCGGCGCCCCATTGGAGTTCCACTACGGCGGAACATATCAAGTTTCGACGCCCGACAGCAGCTTCAATCCAAGGGCACCCGGGGGCTTTATCTCTTCGGCGGTGCTCGCCAAGGACGCCGAGGGTGATGTCCGGCTCTTCGTCACGCACTACGCGCGGCCTGCCGGAATGAGCGGGGCCGAGGACCGGGTCGTCGTGCAGTGGTACGTTATCGATGCGAACCTCGACAACTTCCGCGTGATCCAGAACCCGCCCGTGTGGAATCCGACGATCATCACGGGTGGCCGCATCGAGTCCGATGGTACGGACGATGGCGATTGCTATTATCCGTCCATCGGCGTCACCCGGCAGGGCGTGGCGTACATCGAGTACACGTTCTCGAATGGTGATACGTGGCCCGAGATCCGCCGCGTCAAGCTGACAAGCGACTACTCCGCCGTCGATACCAGCGTGCTCCTGAAAGCGGGACCGATCAATCGGAGTTATGAGGACGGTGTGACAACACCAAGTGGTGATCCGAACGACGCGTGGGCCGACTTCTCCGACATGCAACACGATCCGTTCCTGTGCAAGCTCTGGTCGGTCCATACGCTGGTGCATGAGCTCACCAACGAGCCCGAT
It contains:
- a CDS encoding PH domain-containing protein; this encodes MDEHADTPKTDKPGPQGGDPIHPEQIELEPATPEPTKPKKPDRAAAAGLPSEFGPEVRVLKLRPTMFRARPFSYIGLASLMAGAGVLALVAAIKKEPLWPADGFWLVVCLIMFMAGAIVMGAWFLKTMSACLDVTTKRTTENHGLFSRATSEVLHDNIRNIAVKQSFIDRVFNVGVIEISSSGQSGIEITMKNIRDPHGVRETIDKYREL
- the pheS gene encoding phenylalanine--tRNA ligase subunit alpha yields the protein MTSDSPFLDTLSTLQRDGLAELEGAADAAALEAWRVAYLGSKGRLKAAMAGMKDVPKEDKPAAGQKANAVKTALEGAFEAKQASLGSAGGAVPTVDLTEPGLHEARALGRRHILMQVRAELVEVCARLGFAVVSGPELEDEDHNFTKLNIPSDHPARDPIDNFYVDDPAKTDRPRMLRSQTSTVQIRTMEKAVKEGWGPPLKVISPGRVYRPDTVDATHTFMFHQLEGLYIDEGVSLVDLKTTLLQFAEAYFGKGAEIRLRPSFFPFTEPSAEFDMMIALRPGDEPKWIELGGCGMVDPNVLSACGIDPERWTGFAWGFGIERLAMGKYGIPDIRMLFENDLRFLRQF
- a CDS encoding FG-GAP repeat protein; translated protein: MIHATLSALAGFALATVQTPTTHAQCEPQRFFPDFEPRLLEFGQDVAISDEHLLVNDRFADKIYAYERDGGGNWVFTHTVPGASGGDIELDGNKFITGSLGVERYGGAVIYDFDGARWIESGRLGSPDIASRSPWGETVAIFGQKAAVANWGTTVLAFTQITGQWQQVGELRPSEGVTGRVYFGNAIVVNDEFILVGAPGEDTRGIPNEHGAVYVYRWDNAGSPELVQKLEPGPVDYGPNFGFSLAIEGDTLVVGAIARRWVADRSIGAAYVYHYDGDQWVLHQELLAPQPQDGARFGWDVSLQGDLLAIGARGEVGTTGVGAAHLFQREADGQWRHAARIVSTVGGIDYAESVDLGGGQLAIGCSEFLHIGEDQGMAEVYDLACLLCAPDLDADGALTIFDFLTFLNLFQAGDPIADFDGDGELTIFDFLAFQTAFDAGCS